A single window of Candidatus Neomarinimicrobiota bacterium DNA harbors:
- the pncA gene encoding bifunctional nicotinamidase/pyrazinamidase, translated as MLKQALIIVDLQNDFCPGGSLAVAEGDQIVPLVNDLIEQFARAGQPIFATRDWHPTGHISFEAQGGIWPPHCVQQTHGAQFHPDLRLPSDATVVTKGDHKERDAYSGFDGTSLAEQLRAAQVEQLVVCGLATDYCVRATSLDGLKAGFQVTVMEDAVRGVNVAPGDAAKALAEMQAAGAALA; from the coding sequence CATTGTCGACCTGCAAAACGACTTTTGTCCCGGGGGCTCGTTGGCCGTCGCCGAGGGCGACCAAATTGTGCCGCTGGTGAACGACCTTATCGAGCAGTTTGCCCGCGCTGGGCAGCCTATTTTTGCCACCCGGGACTGGCACCCCACAGGGCACATCAGTTTTGAGGCCCAGGGCGGCATCTGGCCGCCCCACTGCGTGCAGCAGACCCACGGCGCGCAGTTTCACCCTGACCTCCGGCTGCCCTCTGACGCAACCGTCGTTACCAAGGGAGACCACAAGGAGCGGGATGCCTACTCCGGCTTTGATGGCACCTCGCTGGCGGAGCAGCTACGTGCGGCGCAGGTGGAGCAGCTGGTGGTGTGTGGGCTGGCGACCGACTACTGCGTGCGAGCCACCAGCCTGGATGGACTCAAGGCGGGCTTCCAGGTCACGGTCATGGAGGATGCGGTGCGGGGTGTGAACGTTGCCCCGGGCGATGCAGCCAAGGCTCTGGCGGAAATGCAGGCGGCCGGGGCCGCGCTGGCCTGA